A portion of the Deltaproteobacteria bacterium genome contains these proteins:
- a CDS encoding ATP-dependent 6-phosphofructokinase, producing the protein MKIGVLTGGGDCPGLNAVIRAVIRKSDRFGYRVLGINNGWKGLLDLSYRDLLPSMASGILHVGGTILGTSRTNPLKREGGLDTVLKNVSRLELGAIIAIGGEDTLGVAKKLYDEGVNIVGVPKTIDNDLSGTDYTFGFDTAVTIATEAIDRLHSTAESHNRIMVVEVMGRNTGWIATYAGLAGGADAILIPEKPFDLDEVCELLVKRHMRGKQFSIVVVAEGAKLAVRGAEEKLITQETRVDEFGHVRLGGIAQVIATEIEKKTGFETRFVVLGHIQRGGSPTPHDRVLATRFGIFATEMVKKGEFGKMAALAGDRIVAVPLEEAVAKTKTVNMEIFKISEEFFG; encoded by the coding sequence ATGAAAATCGGTGTCTTGACAGGAGGCGGGGACTGTCCGGGTCTCAACGCTGTAATCAGGGCAGTGATCAGGAAATCGGACAGGTTCGGTTACCGTGTCCTCGGGATAAATAACGGGTGGAAGGGCTTGCTCGATTTATCCTACCGGGACCTGCTGCCCTCCATGGCGTCGGGGATCCTGCATGTGGGAGGTACCATTCTCGGGACGTCGAGGACAAATCCCCTCAAGCGGGAAGGCGGTCTCGATACCGTGCTGAAAAATGTATCGAGGCTGGAACTGGGGGCCATAATCGCAATCGGGGGCGAAGATACCCTGGGCGTTGCCAAAAAGCTCTACGACGAGGGGGTCAATATCGTTGGAGTCCCCAAGACGATCGACAACGACTTATCCGGAACAGACTACACATTCGGGTTCGATACTGCCGTCACGATAGCTACCGAGGCGATCGACCGCCTCCATTCAACGGCTGAATCTCACAACAGGATAATGGTGGTCGAAGTCATGGGAAGGAACACCGGCTGGATAGCCACCTACGCAGGCCTTGCCGGAGGTGCCGATGCCATCCTGATACCGGAGAAACCATTCGACCTTGACGAGGTGTGCGAACTCCTGGTAAAGCGGCACATGCGGGGCAAACAGTTCTCCATCGTCGTCGTGGCAGAGGGGGCGAAACTGGCGGTCCGGGGAGCCGAGGAGAAACTGATCACCCAGGAGACGCGGGTGGATGAGTTCGGCCATGTCCGGCTCGGGGGGATTGCCCAGGTGATTGCCACGGAGATCGAGAAAAAAACCGGGTTCGAAACACGCTTCGTTGTGCTCGGTCATATCCAGCGGGGCGGGTCGCCAACCCCCCATGACAGGGTGCTTGCCACCCGTTTCGGGATATTTGCCACCGAAATGGTGAAGAAGGGCGAATTCGGAAAGATGGCAGCTCTCGCAGGGGACAGGATCGTCGCGGTACCCCTCGAGGAGGCGGTGGCGAAAACCAAGACGGTGAACATGGAAATTTTCAAAATATCCGAGGAGTTTTTCGGCTAA
- a CDS encoding Rne/Rng family ribonuclease, whose product MRRDKYILINSRDYETRVAVVESETLTEYYVERAEERNIAGNIFKGRVLRVLPGMQAAFVDIGLDKAAFLYSGDFQVNPTETNLFPQMLSFDHLEEEFDEDTDGSIPQILPAPPIEGLVRENQQIMVQVAKEPLGTKGARITGNISLPGRYLVLLTFTNHIGVSRKIENPEERERLIRIVQKIKPNGLGMIVRTASEHKTEKELMNDAEYLVKLWEDIKLRSERQKAPNLVHQELSLEHRVLRDLAVPDTDRIFIDSEEEYEKLADFSRQYFPAISDRLELYRNPQPIFEFFGVELEISRALEKKIWLKSGGYIVIEQTEALTTIDVNTGKYVGRENLEETSLKINLEAVREIVYQLRLRNIGGIIIADFIDMNDLDNREKVYEAFLEALKNDKAKTMICKVSELGLIEMTRKRIRESLQRSISHTCPYCTGEGIVKSTRSVVYEIFRKIEKEARLRRLNEIHLLVHPDIAEDLMGDERKYLEMIERKFNISVKINPSKDFHIEHYIIEPF is encoded by the coding sequence ATGAGAAGAGACAAATATATCCTCATAAACAGCAGGGACTACGAAACGCGGGTGGCAGTGGTAGAGAGTGAAACCCTTACGGAATACTACGTTGAAAGAGCCGAGGAAAGAAACATCGCGGGCAACATATTCAAGGGGAGGGTTCTCCGGGTCCTTCCCGGAATGCAGGCAGCATTCGTCGATATTGGCCTTGACAAGGCGGCCTTCCTCTATTCCGGAGATTTCCAGGTAAATCCCACCGAGACAAACCTCTTCCCCCAGATGTTGTCCTTCGACCACCTCGAGGAAGAATTCGACGAGGATACGGACGGCTCCATTCCGCAAATTCTGCCGGCCCCCCCGATAGAGGGCCTCGTCCGGGAAAATCAGCAGATTATGGTACAGGTGGCCAAAGAGCCGCTGGGTACGAAAGGAGCCAGAATTACGGGAAATATCTCCCTTCCCGGAAGATACCTCGTTCTTCTGACTTTTACGAATCACATCGGCGTATCCAGGAAAATAGAAAACCCTGAGGAGAGGGAGCGGCTCATCAGGATCGTGCAAAAGATAAAGCCAAACGGCCTCGGCATGATCGTCAGGACAGCTTCGGAGCACAAGACGGAGAAGGAGTTGATGAACGACGCGGAATATCTGGTCAAACTCTGGGAGGACATCAAGTTGAGGAGTGAGCGGCAAAAGGCACCCAACCTGGTCCACCAGGAACTATCTCTCGAACACAGGGTTCTAAGGGACCTTGCGGTCCCGGACACGGACAGGATATTTATCGACTCGGAAGAGGAATATGAGAAGTTGGCCGATTTCTCGAGGCAGTATTTCCCGGCAATATCGGATCGGCTGGAACTCTACCGGAACCCCCAGCCGATATTTGAATTTTTCGGGGTCGAGCTGGAAATTTCCCGGGCCCTTGAGAAGAAGATCTGGCTGAAATCGGGGGGATATATCGTCATCGAACAGACGGAAGCCCTGACGACCATAGATGTGAACACGGGAAAATACGTGGGAAGGGAAAACCTCGAGGAGACGAGCCTCAAGATCAACCTCGAAGCGGTCAGGGAAATAGTTTACCAGCTGAGGCTGAGAAACATAGGGGGCATCATCATCGCCGACTTTATCGACATGAACGACTTGGATAACCGGGAGAAGGTCTACGAGGCGTTCCTGGAAGCCCTCAAAAACGACAAGGCAAAAACGATGATATGCAAGGTTTCCGAGCTCGGCCTCATCGAGATGACAAGAAAACGGATACGGGAAAGCCTCCAGAGAAGCATCTCCCACACATGCCCGTACTGTACCGGGGAGGGAATCGTCAAATCGACGAGGTCGGTGGTGTATGAAATATTCAGGAAGATCGAGAAAGAGGCCCGCCTGAGGAGACTGAACGAGATCCACCTTCTCGTTCATCCCGACATCGCCGAAGACCTCATGGGGGATGAAAGGAAGTACCTGGAAATGATCGAGAGAAAATTTAACATCTCGGTCAAGATAAACCCGTCAAAGGATTTTCACATAGAGCATTACATCATAGAGCCTTTCTGA